Proteins encoded in a region of the Takifugu flavidus isolate HTHZ2018 chromosome 10, ASM371156v2, whole genome shotgun sequence genome:
- the nr2f5 gene encoding nuclear receptor subfamily 2 group F member 5 isoform X1 encodes MAMVVSPWPENISADPGSQLQICGQEPGGAPGTPNGSTSGNDALSGDKIPNVDCMVCGDRSSGKHYGQFTCEGCKSFFKRSVRRNLTYTCRGNRDCPIDQHHRNQCQYCRLKKCLKVGMRREGSNRRVRERSVRQESAPPLLGLTVVMAVQRGRTSNSQSSPGQYLTNGTDPYNGQPYLSGFISLLLRAEPYPTSRYGAQCMQGNNLMGIENICELAARLLFSAVEWAKNIPFFPDLQLMDQVALLRMSWSELFVLNAAQCSMPLHVAPLLAAAGLHASPMSAERVVAFMDHIRVFQEQVEKLKALQVDTAEYSCLKSIVLFTSDAMGLSDVAHVESIQEKSQCALEEYVRNQYPSQPNRFGRLLLRLPSLRIVSSPVIEQLFFVRLVGKTPIETLLRDMLLSGSSYNWPYMPAVQRERPLSLHYNENGP; translated from the exons ATGGCAATGGTAGTAAGCCCGTGGCCAGAGAACATTTCAGCAGATCCGGGGTCCCAGCTCCAGATTTGTGGGCAGGAGCCCGGCGGTGCACCGGGGACGCCCAATGGTTCCACCTCAGGGAACGACGCTCTATCCGGGGACAAAATCCCCAATGTGGACTGCATGGTGTGTGGGGACAGGTCCAGTGGGAAACATTACGGCCAGTTCACCTGTGAAGGCTGCAAGAGCTTCTTTAAGCGCTCGGTGAGGCGGAACCTAACCTACACCTGCCGGGGGAACCGAGACTGCCCCATCGACCAGCACCACCGGAACCAGTGTCAGTACTGCCGGCTGAAGAAGTGCCTCAAAGTCGGGATGAGAAGAGAAG GGTCAAACAGACGCGTGCGTGAGCGATCCGTGCGTCAGGAAAGCGCGCCTCCGCTGCTGGGTTTGACCGTTGTTATGG ctgtaCAACGAGGACGCACTTCAAATTCCCAGAGCAGCCCGGGGCAGTACCTGACAAACGGCACCGACCCGTACAACGGTCAGCCCTACCTGTCCGGCTTCAtatctctgctgctgcgtgcTGAGCCCTACCCAACATCACGCTACGGGGCCCAGTGCATGCAGGGAAACAACCTGATGGGCATCGAGAACATCTGTGAGCTGGCGGCCAGGCTGCTCTTCAGTGCAGTGGAATGGGCTAAAAACATCCCATTTTTCCCAGACCTGCAGCTCATGGATCAG GTGGCGCTGCTGCGTATGTCGTGGAGCGAGCTTTTCGTCCTCAACGCTGCCCAGTGCTCCATGCCGCTTCACGTGGCtcctctgctggcagctgcGGGCCTGCACGCGTCGCCCATGTCGGCAGAGCGAGTGGTGGCTTTCATGGACCACATCCGCGTCTtccaagagcaggtggagaagCTGAAGGCTCTGCAGGTCGACACGGCCGAATATTCCTGCCTCAAGTCCATTGTGCTCTTCACTTCTG ATGCCATGGGGCTGTCAGACGTCGCCCACGTTGAAAGCATCCAGGAAAAATCCCAGTGCGCCTTGGAGGAATACGTAAGGAACCAGTACCCCAGCCAGCCAAACCGGTTTGGGAGGCTCCTCCTGCGACTGCCATCTTTGCGCATCGTCTCCTCTCCAGTCATCGAGCAGCTGTTCTTCGTCCGCCTGGTGGGCAAGACGCCCATCGAAACGTTGCTCCGCGACATGCTGCTGTCGGGCTCCAGCTACAACTGGCCCTACATGCCCGCGGTGCAGCGCGAGCGCCCGCTCTCCCTCCACTACAATGAGAATGGACCCTGA
- the nr2f5 gene encoding nuclear receptor subfamily 2 group F member 5 isoform X2 — translation MAMVVSPWPENISADPGSQLQICGQEPGGAPGTPNGSTSGNDALSGDKIPNVDCMVCGDRSSGKHYGQFTCEGCKSFFKRSVRRNLTYTCRGNRDCPIDQHHRNQCQYCRLKKCLKVGMRREAVQRGRTSNSQSSPGQYLTNGTDPYNGQPYLSGFISLLLRAEPYPTSRYGAQCMQGNNLMGIENICELAARLLFSAVEWAKNIPFFPDLQLMDQVALLRMSWSELFVLNAAQCSMPLHVAPLLAAAGLHASPMSAERVVAFMDHIRVFQEQVEKLKALQVDTAEYSCLKSIVLFTSDAMGLSDVAHVESIQEKSQCALEEYVRNQYPSQPNRFGRLLLRLPSLRIVSSPVIEQLFFVRLVGKTPIETLLRDMLLSGSSYNWPYMPAVQRERPLSLHYNENGP, via the exons ATGGCAATGGTAGTAAGCCCGTGGCCAGAGAACATTTCAGCAGATCCGGGGTCCCAGCTCCAGATTTGTGGGCAGGAGCCCGGCGGTGCACCGGGGACGCCCAATGGTTCCACCTCAGGGAACGACGCTCTATCCGGGGACAAAATCCCCAATGTGGACTGCATGGTGTGTGGGGACAGGTCCAGTGGGAAACATTACGGCCAGTTCACCTGTGAAGGCTGCAAGAGCTTCTTTAAGCGCTCGGTGAGGCGGAACCTAACCTACACCTGCCGGGGGAACCGAGACTGCCCCATCGACCAGCACCACCGGAACCAGTGTCAGTACTGCCGGCTGAAGAAGTGCCTCAAAGTCGGGATGAGAAGAGAAG ctgtaCAACGAGGACGCACTTCAAATTCCCAGAGCAGCCCGGGGCAGTACCTGACAAACGGCACCGACCCGTACAACGGTCAGCCCTACCTGTCCGGCTTCAtatctctgctgctgcgtgcTGAGCCCTACCCAACATCACGCTACGGGGCCCAGTGCATGCAGGGAAACAACCTGATGGGCATCGAGAACATCTGTGAGCTGGCGGCCAGGCTGCTCTTCAGTGCAGTGGAATGGGCTAAAAACATCCCATTTTTCCCAGACCTGCAGCTCATGGATCAG GTGGCGCTGCTGCGTATGTCGTGGAGCGAGCTTTTCGTCCTCAACGCTGCCCAGTGCTCCATGCCGCTTCACGTGGCtcctctgctggcagctgcGGGCCTGCACGCGTCGCCCATGTCGGCAGAGCGAGTGGTGGCTTTCATGGACCACATCCGCGTCTtccaagagcaggtggagaagCTGAAGGCTCTGCAGGTCGACACGGCCGAATATTCCTGCCTCAAGTCCATTGTGCTCTTCACTTCTG ATGCCATGGGGCTGTCAGACGTCGCCCACGTTGAAAGCATCCAGGAAAAATCCCAGTGCGCCTTGGAGGAATACGTAAGGAACCAGTACCCCAGCCAGCCAAACCGGTTTGGGAGGCTCCTCCTGCGACTGCCATCTTTGCGCATCGTCTCCTCTCCAGTCATCGAGCAGCTGTTCTTCGTCCGCCTGGTGGGCAAGACGCCCATCGAAACGTTGCTCCGCGACATGCTGCTGTCGGGCTCCAGCTACAACTGGCCCTACATGCCCGCGGTGCAGCGCGAGCGCCCGCTCTCCCTCCACTACAATGAGAATGGACCCTGA